From Novosphingobium decolorationis, one genomic window encodes:
- a CDS encoding TonB-dependent receptor, translated as MRKAVLTASTALCGLFAIATPARAQDTEGESARRPAAQVAEIVVTAQRREETAQSVPIAISAISGAELDARGVTNTLQVVQYIPNMIGMNNTGLGSSNTYYIRGIGSTESIATFDPPVGTYVDDVYISRQGANNFSTFDIDRIEVLRGPQGTLFGRNTTGGAVSVHMAQPEFDSIGGFLEGGYGTYEAKTLRGSINVPLSPTFAAKVSAYWQDSDGYVKNTTTGDRLNDIDGWGARLALRGELSDSVRWSAGYTHIVDESENILNFDCDPADPSECSGRYASSGYTEASSDVFRDLGVTGDKADYGQHSKSVTDLITSKFSVDVADEATVEFITGYLRQNMEYGLDFYDGRSAPSIATPYPAVGGYPFGGFTILGDIWTDQISQEVKVNGSLFDGFLDYVVGGFYMKEKNNTNTADIFGLSSSFALLLDDKVIKNSTESLAGYAQFDANVTDRLKLTAGIRYTDETKKVGVNDLREVCFTGGPACLNNGNLQAAGIPLEQKTKIWTPRFAINYQINPDVLLYASATKGFKSGGWASRATRPGEFLPFGPERVWSYEAGIKSEWFNRMLRANLTVYWMDISDLQTPAGFVRDDGSIAFLTRNFADYRNKGVEAEFVFVPTPGLNLHLTAGYQDDKYIIDRNAPESDEYGVLSVAAQQAECLSGVTSRCGVGIVTDAGGISTPVRTPDWTLAMGGSYEIPMGDLSLVPSVDATWRSAMEVQSANRTIYYDADTGTGTYEASGNRYVVGSHSAAQWTLNAGIALNGPDKQWQLSVNCQNCTNEVFTETYLGYSYINPPRTIMGKLRYNF; from the coding sequence ATGAGGAAAGCAGTACTGACGGCCAGCACCGCGCTATGCGGTCTCTTCGCGATCGCGACCCCGGCTCGTGCCCAGGACACGGAGGGTGAGAGCGCCCGCCGCCCTGCGGCCCAGGTCGCGGAAATCGTCGTCACCGCACAGCGCCGCGAGGAAACCGCGCAGAGCGTGCCGATTGCGATCTCGGCCATTTCGGGCGCGGAACTCGATGCGCGCGGCGTTACCAACACGCTCCAGGTCGTGCAGTACATCCCCAACATGATCGGCATGAACAACACCGGTCTGGGGTCCTCGAACACGTATTACATCCGCGGTATCGGCAGCACCGAATCCATCGCGACCTTCGATCCTCCGGTCGGCACCTATGTCGATGACGTCTACATTTCGCGTCAGGGCGCCAACAACTTCTCGACCTTCGACATCGACCGCATCGAGGTCCTGCGCGGGCCCCAGGGCACGCTGTTCGGCCGCAACACCACGGGCGGCGCGGTCTCGGTCCACATGGCCCAGCCCGAGTTCGATTCGATCGGCGGCTTCCTCGAGGGCGGCTACGGCACGTACGAGGCCAAGACCCTGCGCGGCTCGATCAACGTGCCGCTCAGCCCGACGTTCGCGGCCAAGGTCTCGGCCTACTGGCAGGACAGCGACGGCTATGTGAAGAACACGACAACGGGCGACCGTCTCAACGACATCGATGGCTGGGGCGCGCGCCTCGCGCTGCGCGGGGAGCTCAGCGATTCGGTGCGCTGGTCGGCCGGCTACACCCACATCGTCGATGAATCCGAGAACATCCTGAACTTCGACTGCGATCCCGCCGATCCGAGCGAATGCAGCGGGCGCTACGCCTCGAGCGGCTACACCGAGGCCTCCTCGGACGTCTTCCGTGATCTGGGCGTGACCGGCGACAAGGCCGACTACGGCCAGCACAGCAAGTCGGTCACCGACCTCATTACCTCCAAGTTCTCGGTCGACGTGGCCGACGAGGCGACGGTCGAGTTCATCACCGGCTACCTGCGCCAGAACATGGAGTACGGCCTCGACTTCTACGATGGCCGCTCGGCGCCCTCGATTGCCACCCCCTATCCGGCGGTGGGCGGCTATCCCTTCGGCGGCTTCACCATCCTGGGCGACATCTGGACCGACCAGATCAGCCAGGAAGTGAAGGTCAACGGTTCGCTCTTCGACGGCTTCCTCGACTACGTCGTGGGCGGCTTCTACATGAAGGAGAAGAACAACACGAACACGGCCGACATCTTCGGCCTGTCGTCCTCCTTCGCGCTGCTGCTCGACGACAAGGTCATCAAGAACTCGACCGAATCGCTGGCGGGCTATGCGCAGTTCGACGCCAACGTCACCGACCGCCTCAAGCTGACCGCAGGCATCCGCTACACCGACGAGACCAAGAAGGTGGGCGTTAATGACCTTCGCGAGGTCTGTTTCACGGGCGGTCCGGCCTGCCTCAACAACGGCAATCTCCAGGCCGCGGGCATTCCGCTCGAGCAGAAGACCAAGATCTGGACCCCGCGCTTTGCCATCAACTACCAGATCAATCCGGACGTGCTGCTCTACGCCAGCGCGACCAAGGGCTTCAAGTCGGGCGGCTGGGCCTCGCGCGCGACGCGCCCGGGTGAGTTCCTGCCCTTCGGTCCCGAACGCGTGTGGAGCTACGAGGCGGGCATCAAGTCGGAATGGTTCAACCGCATGCTGCGCGCCAACCTCACCGTCTACTGGATGGACATCTCGGACCTGCAGACCCCGGCGGGCTTCGTGCGTGACGATGGCTCGATCGCCTTCCTCACCCGCAACTTCGCGGACTATCGCAACAAGGGCGTGGAAGCCGAATTCGTCTTCGTGCCGACGCCTGGCCTCAACCTGCACCTCACCGCAGGCTACCAGGACGACAAGTACATCATCGACCGCAACGCGCCCGAAAGCGACGAATACGGTGTGCTTTCGGTCGCGGCGCAGCAGGCTGAGTGCCTCTCGGGTGTGACCTCGCGCTGCGGCGTGGGCATCGTGACCGATGCGGGCGGCATCTCAACCCCGGTGCGTACCCCGGACTGGACGCTGGCGATGGGCGGCAGCTACGAGATCCCGATGGGCGATCTCTCGCTGGTCCCCTCGGTCGATGCGACCTGGCGTTCGGCCATGGAAGTCCAGTCGGCCAACCGCACCATCTACTACGATGCCGACACCGGCACGGGCACTTACGAGGCTTCGGGCAACCGCTACGTCGTGGGTTCGCACTCGGCCGCGCAGTGGACGCTCAACGCAGGCATCGCGCTCAACGGCCCGGACAAGCAGTGGCAGCTTTCGGTCAACTGCCAGAACTGCACCAACGAGGTCTTCACCGAGACCTATCTGGGCTATTCGTACATCAATCCGCCGCGCACCATCATGGGCAAGCTGCGGTACAATTTCTGA
- a CDS encoding alpha/beta hydrolase, with translation MEITRHFVDVGSRRVHYRRCGAGPVVLMVHQSPRSSTEYEALMRTWGANFTCIAPDTPGFGQSDPLPEADATIDDFSDALVDLLDALGLEKVAAYGFHSGGTILVNTLKRAPQRFTALAIGGYAIWTEEESKAFSESYLPPFQPSGYGEHLTWLWNRILEQTWFFPWFDTRKEARIGVAHADPVRVDAVIREMLDSGDAYRVGYGAVLRAPREVPGPSDETRPVLILAYAADVLYEHIDRLPALPAQWEARKVATPADQQDQHIAHLGAHACPPPAQLGECADEGFLTLTCEGFSGRLHWRGLRDAGKPLAIHAPGSSLELLDTTSACAIDLPGHGLSDDWSGPAPTDLASWMAVLEAAQQALGCSEIVLPPAPLGDPEALFPDLTPDRFGAYLTRAWSIVRAGKMFAPWYEANPANAIDFVPEALDPQTLRIEHRALLRSRAAKAWASACQNV, from the coding sequence ATGGAAATCACCCGCCACTTCGTCGATGTCGGCTCCCGGCGCGTCCACTACCGCCGCTGCGGCGCAGGCCCCGTCGTGCTCATGGTCCACCAGAGCCCGCGCTCCTCGACCGAGTACGAGGCGCTGATGCGCACCTGGGGCGCGAACTTCACCTGCATTGCGCCCGACACGCCGGGTTTCGGCCAGTCCGATCCCCTGCCCGAGGCAGATGCCACCATCGATGACTTCTCCGACGCACTGGTCGACCTGCTCGATGCACTGGGGCTGGAGAAGGTCGCGGCCTATGGCTTCCACTCGGGCGGCACGATCCTGGTCAACACGCTCAAGCGCGCGCCCCAGCGTTTCACCGCGCTCGCCATCGGCGGCTACGCGATCTGGACCGAGGAAGAGAGCAAGGCCTTCTCGGAGAGCTATCTCCCGCCCTTCCAGCCCAGTGGCTACGGCGAACACCTGACCTGGCTGTGGAACCGCATTCTGGAGCAGACCTGGTTCTTCCCCTGGTTCGACACCCGCAAGGAGGCGCGTATTGGCGTCGCCCATGCCGATCCGGTGCGCGTGGACGCCGTGATCCGCGAGATGCTCGATTCGGGCGATGCCTACCGCGTGGGCTATGGCGCGGTGCTGCGCGCCCCGCGCGAAGTGCCCGGCCCCAGCGACGAGACCCGCCCCGTCCTCATCCTCGCCTACGCCGCCGACGTTCTTTACGAGCACATCGACCGCCTGCCCGCCCTTCCCGCCCAGTGGGAAGCGCGCAAGGTCGCCACGCCCGCCGACCAGCAGGACCAGCACATCGCGCACCTGGGCGCCCACGCCTGCCCGCCCCCGGCGCAGCTGGGCGAATGCGCGGACGAAGGTTTCCTGACCCTCACCTGCGAGGGCTTCTCAGGGCGCCTGCACTGGCGCGGTCTCAGGGATGCTGGCAAGCCACTGGCGATCCATGCGCCGGGCAGTTCGCTCGAACTCCTCGACACGACCTCGGCCTGCGCCATCGATCTGCCCGGCCACGGCCTCTCGGATGACTGGAGCGGCCCTGCGCCGACCGACCTCGCCAGCTGGATGGCGGTGCTCGAGGCGGCTCAGCAGGCCCTGGGCTGCAGCGAGATCGTCCTGCCGCCTGCCCCGCTCGGCGATCCCGAGGCGCTGTTCCCCGATCTCACCCCCGACCGTTTCGGCGCCTACCTCACCCGCGCCTGGTCAATCGTGCGCGCGGGCAAGATGTTCGCGCCGTGGTACGAGGCAAACCCGGCAAACGCGATCGACTTTGTCCCCGAGGCGCTCGATCCCCAGACCTTGCGCATCGAGCACCGCGCCCTTCTGCGCAGCCGCGCCGCGAAGGCGTGGGCAAGTGCCTGCCAGAACGTGTAA
- a CDS encoding GntR family transcriptional regulator: MSKRQAPRYEQLADELRRAIRSGQFDTDATFPTENALCEHYGVSRFTVREALRCLQNDRLISRRRGSGTVVEPRSVRESARFQAFSSLDASRQYAADARMTLARDGEAALPRSLAAFVEAQHTALHKGKWARLRGLLTQGGGDDHPVAAIEAYVRPDLAHLLERVDLDSRALFRQLESHGDFTIGRVIQQIASVPASIAMAKALGIPRRTPCLRIVRVYHDSDGVPFEITNTHHPGEAFSYSMVIEPEQT, encoded by the coding sequence GTGAGCAAGAGGCAGGCGCCACGTTACGAACAGCTCGCCGACGAACTGCGCCGCGCGATCCGCTCCGGCCAGTTCGACACGGATGCGACCTTTCCCACCGAGAACGCGCTGTGCGAGCACTATGGCGTCAGCCGCTTCACCGTGCGCGAGGCCCTGCGCTGCCTCCAGAACGACCGGCTGATCTCGCGCCGACGCGGCTCGGGCACCGTGGTGGAGCCACGCAGCGTGCGCGAGAGCGCGCGTTTCCAGGCCTTTTCCAGCCTCGATGCCAGCCGCCAGTACGCGGCCGATGCGCGCATGACGCTGGCCCGCGACGGCGAGGCCGCCCTGCCCCGCAGCCTGGCCGCCTTTGTCGAAGCCCAGCACACGGCCCTTCACAAGGGCAAGTGGGCGCGCCTGCGGGGCCTTCTCACCCAGGGCGGCGGCGATGACCACCCTGTCGCCGCGATCGAGGCCTACGTCCGCCCGGACCTGGCGCATCTATTGGAACGCGTCGATCTCGATTCGCGCGCGCTCTTTCGCCAGCTCGAAAGCCACGGGGACTTCACCATCGGGCGCGTGATCCAGCAGATCGCCTCGGTCCCGGCCAGTATCGCCATGGCCAAGGCGCTCGGGATCCCGCGCCGTACACCGTGCCTGCGAATCGTGCGCGTCTACCACGACAGCGACGGCGTCCCCTTCGAGATCACCAACACCCACCACCCGGGCGAGGCCTTCTCCTATTCCATGGTGATCGAGCCCGAACAGACCTGA
- a CDS encoding alpha/beta fold hydrolase, whose amino-acid sequence MTAVRRRYVEGRFGQVHARIAQPDRDCGKRPLLLIHMSPMTGRIFEALAGEMGEDRLAVAFDTPGYGQSDAPDTQPSIETYAAALGEAMEALAPDGPFDILGYHTGSLTATALAALSPGRVGRLVLIGAPLFNPDERATFRSYYGPTSPCADGEHLARRWRGFVHHYRRPGMSLEEVAEHFEEAMTGGANAWWGHAAAFDYELEAALKALAHPTLILKTGDDLALQTEPARRLSPHIDMFDAPGWGHGFATTHARDLAAVLRAWLDAGSREARTAVMGAPAPASALGPIWPPPEAGSFAPE is encoded by the coding sequence ATGACGGCCGTTCGCCGCCGCTACGTCGAGGGCCGTTTCGGCCAGGTCCACGCCCGGATCGCGCAGCCCGACAGGGACTGCGGCAAACGCCCGCTCCTGCTCATCCACATGAGCCCGATGACAGGCCGCATCTTCGAGGCGCTGGCGGGCGAAATGGGCGAGGACCGGCTGGCCGTCGCCTTCGACACGCCGGGCTATGGCCAGTCCGATGCCCCGGACACGCAGCCCTCCATCGAGACGTACGCCGCCGCGCTGGGCGAGGCGATGGAGGCGCTTGCTCCCGATGGCCCCTTTGACATCCTGGGCTATCATACAGGTTCGCTGACCGCGACCGCGCTTGCCGCGCTCAGCCCTGGGCGGGTGGGCCGTCTCGTCCTCATCGGCGCGCCGCTCTTCAACCCTGACGAGCGTGCCACCTTCAGGAGCTACTACGGCCCGACGAGCCCCTGCGCGGACGGCGAGCACCTCGCGCGGCGCTGGCGCGGCTTTGTCCATCATTACCGACGCCCGGGCATGAGCCTGGAGGAGGTCGCCGAGCACTTCGAGGAGGCCATGACCGGCGGCGCCAACGCCTGGTGGGGCCATGCCGCGGCCTTCGATTACGAGCTGGAAGCGGCCCTCAAGGCCCTCGCCCATCCCACGCTCATCCTCAAGACCGGCGATGACCTTGCCCTCCAGACCGAGCCTGCCCGCCGCCTTTCGCCGCACATCGACATGTTCGACGCGCCCGGCTGGGGCCATGGCTTTGCCACCACCCACGCCCGGGACCTTGCCGCCGTGCTGCGCGCCTGGCTCGATGCCGGGAGCCGGGAGGCGCGGACCGCCGTGATGGGTGCCCCGGCCCCGGCCTCCGCCCTTGGTCCGATATGGCCCCCACCCGAGGCGGGAAGCTTCGCGCCGGAATGA